A genomic segment from Nocardiopsis sp. Huas11 encodes:
- a CDS encoding ATP-binding domain-containing protein: MESRQPGSPSPEQEALAHEQTRVSAMYARLDELREYTAGQLAEAHLQDRGGFAALVEREARSYEQARRRARLGAVEEGLCFGRVDLTTDQETLYIGRIGLRNAEHETMLVDWRAPAARPFYAATPSDPADLARRRHLRVRHRRVIGMDDEVFDPDGLTESDRRQLVGEAALLASLRRGRTGRMADIVATIQAEQDRVIRARLAGVLVVQGGPGTGKTVAALHRAAYLLYTHRHVLERRGVLVVGPNPAFLRYVGDVLPSLGETDVVMRTVGELLPGVEAREHDRHDVARVKGSPRMADFVRAAVLDRQRTPLEAFGEAELRVETDAGVLTVPADTAEHVIATARGLRLPHNAARKYAVTTLLRELARSESIVLGRPAAEDDLPFIGERLWFVNAIRAAIDALWPPLTPEGLLAGLFCDPEALERVGDRVGLSADERRALVRTAEAPWSVEDVPLLDEAADVLGYDDSAERARERRRVEREAEEERYAQGVLEFTGADDPLLDARVLAERHRDTGPERTTAERAGEDREWTYGHVIVDEAQELSPMAWRAVMRRVPTRSLTVVGDVAQTGSAAGASSWVGALEPFVGTNLHVERLRVNYRTPAPIMAVAADVLRAAAPEEEVPESVREEGDPPRAVRLTGPLAASLPAVVDEELRAIGEGRVAVITSDRDVAAVAAALPDAGRPYGGGPGRDALENPVVVVTATESKGLEFDSVVVVEPDHVWEQPRGANDLYVAVTRATRRLTVAHTRELPGVLKRLAD; the protein is encoded by the coding sequence ATGGAGAGTCGTCAACCGGGGTCACCCTCACCGGAACAGGAGGCCCTCGCTCACGAGCAGACGAGGGTCAGCGCGATGTACGCGCGCCTGGACGAACTGCGGGAGTACACCGCCGGCCAGCTCGCGGAAGCGCACCTGCAGGACCGGGGCGGGTTCGCCGCCCTGGTCGAACGCGAGGCGCGCTCCTACGAACAAGCCCGGCGGCGGGCCCGGCTCGGAGCGGTCGAGGAAGGCCTGTGCTTCGGCCGCGTCGACCTCACGACGGACCAAGAAACGCTCTACATCGGGCGGATCGGGCTCCGCAACGCGGAGCACGAGACCATGCTCGTCGACTGGCGCGCCCCGGCGGCCCGCCCCTTCTACGCCGCCACCCCGAGCGACCCCGCCGACCTGGCCCGCCGGCGCCACCTGCGCGTGCGCCACCGACGCGTCATCGGCATGGACGACGAGGTGTTCGACCCCGACGGGCTGACCGAGAGCGACCGGCGCCAGCTGGTCGGCGAGGCCGCGCTGCTCGCCTCGCTGCGGCGCGGCCGGACCGGGCGGATGGCCGACATCGTGGCCACCATCCAGGCCGAGCAGGACCGCGTCATCCGCGCCCGGCTGGCCGGGGTGCTCGTGGTCCAGGGCGGGCCGGGCACCGGCAAGACCGTGGCCGCCCTGCACCGCGCCGCCTACCTGCTCTACACCCACCGCCACGTCCTGGAGCGCCGCGGCGTCCTGGTCGTGGGGCCCAACCCGGCGTTCCTGCGCTACGTCGGCGACGTGCTCCCCTCCCTCGGGGAGACGGACGTCGTGATGCGCACCGTGGGCGAACTGTTGCCCGGCGTGGAGGCCCGTGAGCACGACCGGCACGACGTCGCGCGCGTCAAGGGGTCGCCGCGCATGGCCGACTTCGTGCGCGCCGCCGTCCTGGACCGCCAGCGCACGCCGCTGGAGGCGTTCGGCGAGGCCGAACTGCGGGTGGAGACCGACGCGGGCGTGCTCACCGTGCCCGCCGACACCGCCGAGCACGTGATCGCCACGGCCCGGGGCCTGCGGCTGCCGCACAACGCGGCGCGCAAGTACGCCGTGACGACCCTGCTCAGGGAACTGGCCCGATCGGAGTCGATCGTCCTCGGGCGGCCGGCGGCGGAGGACGACCTGCCCTTCATCGGCGAACGGCTCTGGTTCGTGAACGCGATCCGCGCGGCCATCGACGCCCTCTGGCCGCCTCTGACGCCCGAGGGCCTGCTGGCGGGGCTGTTCTGCGACCCCGAGGCGCTCGAACGCGTCGGCGACCGGGTCGGGCTGTCCGCGGACGAGCGACGGGCCCTGGTGCGCACGGCCGAGGCTCCATGGTCCGTCGAGGACGTGCCCCTGCTGGACGAGGCCGCCGACGTGCTGGGCTACGACGACAGCGCCGAGCGGGCCCGGGAGCGCCGCCGGGTGGAGCGGGAGGCCGAGGAGGAGCGCTACGCCCAGGGGGTGCTGGAGTTCACCGGAGCCGACGACCCGCTGCTGGACGCCCGTGTCCTGGCCGAACGCCACCGCGACACCGGACCGGAGCGCACGACCGCCGAGCGCGCGGGCGAGGACCGGGAGTGGACCTACGGCCACGTCATCGTCGACGAGGCGCAGGAGCTCTCGCCGATGGCCTGGCGCGCGGTGATGCGCCGGGTGCCGACCCGCTCCCTGACGGTCGTGGGCGACGTCGCCCAGACGGGCAGTGCGGCGGGCGCCAGCTCGTGGGTGGGCGCGCTGGAGCCCTTCGTGGGCACGAACCTGCACGTGGAACGACTGCGGGTCAACTACCGCACGCCCGCGCCGATCATGGCCGTCGCCGCGGACGTCCTGCGGGCGGCGGCCCCGGAGGAGGAGGTGCCCGAGTCGGTGCGCGAGGAGGGCGACCCGCCGCGCGCGGTGCGCCTGACCGGGCCGCTGGCCGCATCGCTGCCCGCGGTGGTCGACGAGGAGCTGCGGGCGATCGGCGAGGGCCGGGTCGCGGTGATCACCTCTGACCGCGACGTGGCGGCCGTGGCGGCGGCGCTGCCGGACGCGGGACGCCCCTACGGCGGGGGGCCGGGGCGCGACGCCCTGGAGAACCCCGTCGTCGTGGTGACCGCGACCGAGTCCAAGGGGTTGGAGTTCGACTCCGTGGTGGTCGTGGAACCGGACCACGTGTGGGAGCAGCCGCGCGGCGCCAACGACCTCTACGTCGCCGTCACCCGCGCCACCCGTCGCCTGACGGTGGCCCACACCCGTGAGCTGCCCGGCGTCCTCAAGCGCCTGGCCGACTGA
- a CDS encoding MFS transporter, with product MRKQSPHKSALGAVFITVFIDMIGFGMIVPILPTYARDFDASPGMIGVLVASYSLAQLLFAPLVGRASDRWGRGPVIAATAAGAAIAYLTIGLAGTLVAVFAGRILAGACAASTAAAQGVVADVLPPERRAGGMAVVGAGIGLGIVLGPGVASLLVALGDERLPFFVAAALSIVNIAWALFALPRAGGTPREGMGWREVRALPGLLPLLAVSGLVMVGFSMIDSQFPLFTADRLGFGAVENGLLFMYVGVLIVLVQLTATRWLSNRVGEVTLMAAGALILALGAGLVPLAQDWWYVALPAALVAAGNATNAPTTMAAISRVTPQDRQGEVFGLSQSVGAGGRVLGPVLGGWLFQQFAPSAPYVAAALVLCLAAALAWAMRGPARSWWRVEQTTSPV from the coding sequence ATGCGAAAGCAATCCCCCCACAAGAGTGCGCTCGGGGCAGTTTTCATCACGGTTTTCATTGATATGATCGGCTTCGGTATGATAGTGCCGATCCTGCCGACCTACGCGCGTGATTTCGACGCGTCACCCGGGATGATCGGTGTGCTCGTCGCGAGCTATTCACTGGCCCAACTGCTGTTCGCACCGCTGGTCGGGCGGGCCTCGGACCGCTGGGGCCGTGGCCCCGTCATCGCCGCCACAGCGGCGGGTGCGGCGATCGCCTACCTGACGATCGGGCTCGCCGGCACGCTGGTCGCGGTGTTCGCCGGTCGGATCCTCGCCGGCGCGTGCGCGGCGAGCACCGCCGCGGCGCAGGGCGTGGTGGCCGACGTCCTGCCCCCCGAACGCAGGGCCGGGGGCATGGCGGTCGTCGGTGCCGGCATCGGGCTGGGCATCGTGCTCGGCCCTGGCGTCGCCTCGCTGCTCGTGGCCCTGGGCGACGAGCGCCTGCCCTTCTTCGTCGCCGCGGCGCTGAGCATAGTGAACATCGCCTGGGCGCTCTTCGCCCTGCCGCGCGCCGGGGGCACTCCGCGTGAGGGCATGGGTTGGCGGGAGGTGCGCGCGCTCCCCGGTCTGCTACCGCTGCTGGCCGTGTCCGGTCTCGTCATGGTGGGCTTCTCCATGATCGATTCCCAGTTCCCGCTGTTCACCGCGGACCGGCTCGGCTTCGGCGCGGTGGAGAACGGGTTGTTGTTCATGTACGTCGGCGTGCTCATCGTCCTGGTCCAGCTCACCGCCACCCGTTGGCTCTCCAACCGGGTGGGGGAGGTCACCCTCATGGCCGCCGGCGCGCTCATCCTCGCCCTTGGGGCGGGCCTGGTGCCCTTGGCGCAGGACTGGTGGTACGTGGCGCTGCCCGCGGCCCTTGTCGCGGCGGGGAACGCCACCAACGCGCCGACCACGATGGCCGCCATCTCGCGGGTCACCCCACAGGACCGGCAGGGGGAGGTCTTCGGACTCTCCCAGTCGGTCGGCGCCGGAGGCCGGGTCCTCGGGCCGGTCCTCGGGGGCTGGCTCTTCCAACAGTTCGCTCCTTCGGCCCCCTACGTCGCGGCGGCCCTCGTCCTGTGCCTCGCCGCGGCCCTGGCGTGGGCGATGCGCGGGCCGGCGCGATCGTGGTGGCGTGTCGAGCAGACCACCTCACCCGTCTGA